One Ostrinia nubilalis chromosome 4, ilOstNubi1.1, whole genome shotgun sequence DNA window includes the following coding sequences:
- the LOC135071380 gene encoding stomatin-like: protein MKVKEVVKQYQRAIVLRFGRVRTDSPAGPGIIWVLPLTDSSILIDLRTQSFNLPSQEVTPFSHSNSIVFFICSSQATKLISVSTLRNILGQHTLSELLSDRVKISHSARSEIDKITNEWGVEMERVDIKDVILPFELQKAMAAEAEGTRVGKAKVIEAEGEIKAAENLREASRIMMENPQTMLLRYLQTLSFIAGQQKTSIVFPFPLELPEPESMKNARRPTV from the exons ATGAAAGTGAAAGAG GTTGTTAAACAATATCAAAGAGCAATCGTTCTCCGGTTCGGTAGAGTGAGGACGGACTCGCCGGCCGGGCCTGGCATAATATGGGTGTTGCCACTCACagacagttcaattcttattgACCTCCGAACGCAGTCCTTCAATTTACCTTCTCAAGAGGTTACTCCCTTTT CGCATAGTAATagcatagttttttttatttgctctaGCCAAGCGACAAAACTTATATCGGTCTCTACCCTCCGAAACATCCTCGGGCAGCACACTTTGTCTGAGCTGTTGTCGGATCGAGTGAAAATCAGCCATTCAGCCAGAAGtgaaatagataaaattactAACGAATGGGGCGTCGAAATGGAGAGAGTGGATAT aAAAGACGTAATCCTACCGTTTGAACTGCAAAAAGCTATGGCAGCTGAGGCTGAAGGAACTAGAGTTGGCAAGGCCAAGGTCATCGAAGCCGAGGGAGAAATCAAAGCAGCAGAGAACCTTCGAGAAGCTTCCAGAATCATGATGGAGAACCCACAGACGATGCTC CTAagatatttacaaacattaagTTTTATAGCCGGACAACAAAAAACTTCGATTGTTTTTCCATTTCCACTGGAACTGCCCGAACCAGAAAGTATGAAAAATGCACGCAGACCAACAGTATAA
- the LOC135071142 gene encoding protein unc-1-like isoform X2, with protein sequence MVIITFPISMLCVFVVVRHFERIIILRNGKIYKNRAFGPGLVYFLPCVDTVKYIDLRIACYVVPPQEALTKDSLTVSVDAVVYYKVIDPIPAVINVADYSVSTQLLGATALRNALGSVKLTDLLIDRPAISNQVLEQMKKLTSQWGIKVLRVDIKDIRLPLQLQKAMAAEAESTRLANAKIIVAKAEIEATKNLQKASVILSDNPLSMQLRYLQSLHLIAGENAHTIVFPFSTETLRKIFK encoded by the exons ATGGTTATCATAACTTTTCCGATATCAATGCTTTGTGTATTCGTG GTTGTCCGTCACTTcgaaagaataataattttacggAATGGAAAAATATACAAGAACCGTGCCTTTGGACCCGGCCTCGTGTACTTCCTGCCTTGTGTTGATACAGTGAAATATATTGACCTGCGAATTGCTTGTTACGTTGTGCCTCCTCAAGAAGCTCTGACGAAGGATTCCTTGACAGTTTCTGTCGATGCTGTAGTCTATTACAAAGTTATCGACCCAATACCAGCTGTGATTAATGTTGCtgattatag TGTATCAACACAGTTACTTGGAGCTACAGCGCTTAGAAACGCGCTGGGATCTGTGAAATTAACTGACCTACTAATAGACAGACCGGCAATAAGCAATCAGGTGCTAGAGCAAATGAAAAAGCTGACCAGTCAATGGGGAATCAAGGTCCTTCGAGTTGACAT caaAGATATAAGGCTACCTCTCCAGCTGCAAAAAGCGATGGCAGCTGAAGCCGAGTCAACTCGTTTGGCTAACGCAAAAATAATTGTTGCAAAGGCTGAAATAGAAGCCACTAAAAACCTTCAGAAAGCCTCTGTGATACTCTCAGATAACCCTTTGTCCATGCAG CTGAGATATTTACAATCATTGCACTTGATTGCGGGGGAGAACGCCCACACCATCGTGTTTCCATTTTCAACTGAAACTCTGCgaaaaatattcaaatga
- the LOC135071142 gene encoding stomatin-4-like isoform X1, translating into MTPCDNGALVRYADETNKPSVIKDNDRLGSFQRTPCAPPQKGDTFVEKCLVLFSILMVIITFPISMLCVFVVVRHFERIIILRNGKIYKNRAFGPGLVYFLPCVDTVKYIDLRIACYVVPPQEALTKDSLTVSVDAVVYYKVIDPIPAVINVADYSVSTQLLGATALRNALGSVKLTDLLIDRPAISNQVLEQMKKLTSQWGIKVLRVDIKDIRLPLQLQKAMAAEAESTRLANAKIIVAKAEIEATKNLQKASVILSDNPLSMQLRYLQSLHLIAGENAHTIVFPFSTETLRKIFK; encoded by the exons ATGACACCCTGTGACAATGGTGCCCTTGTTAGATATGCAGATGAAACAAATAAACCATCCGTCATTAAAGACAATGATAGACTAGGAAGTTTTCAAAGAACCCCATGTGCACCCCCACAGAAAG GTGATACCTTCGTTGAAAAATGCCTGGTGCTCTTTTCAATTCTAATGGTTATCATAACTTTTCCGATATCAATGCTTTGTGTATTCGTG GTTGTCCGTCACTTcgaaagaataataattttacggAATGGAAAAATATACAAGAACCGTGCCTTTGGACCCGGCCTCGTGTACTTCCTGCCTTGTGTTGATACAGTGAAATATATTGACCTGCGAATTGCTTGTTACGTTGTGCCTCCTCAAGAAGCTCTGACGAAGGATTCCTTGACAGTTTCTGTCGATGCTGTAGTCTATTACAAAGTTATCGACCCAATACCAGCTGTGATTAATGTTGCtgattatag TGTATCAACACAGTTACTTGGAGCTACAGCGCTTAGAAACGCGCTGGGATCTGTGAAATTAACTGACCTACTAATAGACAGACCGGCAATAAGCAATCAGGTGCTAGAGCAAATGAAAAAGCTGACCAGTCAATGGGGAATCAAGGTCCTTCGAGTTGACAT caaAGATATAAGGCTACCTCTCCAGCTGCAAAAAGCGATGGCAGCTGAAGCCGAGTCAACTCGTTTGGCTAACGCAAAAATAATTGTTGCAAAGGCTGAAATAGAAGCCACTAAAAACCTTCAGAAAGCCTCTGTGATACTCTCAGATAACCCTTTGTCCATGCAG CTGAGATATTTACAATCATTGCACTTGATTGCGGGGGAGAACGCCCACACCATCGTGTTTCCATTTTCAACTGAAACTCTGCgaaaaatattcaaatga
- the LOC135071158 gene encoding cuticle protein 21-like: MASVFKVLIPLALATVAVSVKSGGYSYNRFSGPVSGKIIEVQVPAAQGIPAQQHADYGYDHNSGQIHPDTAKYAHLKTVDYVAKPDYHYAYGVEDPHTGNLQNHKEHRDGDVVTGEYSLVEPDGSIRLVKYTADPKNGFQAVVHKKAGGQAQQPIHYGRKQQQQEDDESREY, from the exons ATGGCTTCCGTATTCAAG GTCCTCATTCCCCTAGCCTTAGCTACTGTAGCAGTATCTGTGAAGTCAGGAGGCTACTCCTACAACAGGTTCAGTGGGCCCGTCAGCGGCAAAATCATCGAGGTCCAAGTCCCAGCTGCCCAGGGAATCCCCGCTCAGCAACACGCAGACTATGGTTACGACCATAACTCCGGTCAGATCCATCCAGACACTGCCAAATACGCGCATTTGAAGACCGTTGATTACGTG GCGAAGCCCGATTATCACTACGCCTACGGTGTAGAAGATCCCCATACCGGTAACCTTCAAAACCACAAGGAGCACCGCGATGGTGACGTCGTCACTGGAGAATACTCTCTGGTTGAGCCCGACGGTTCCATTCGTCTAGTCAAATACACTGCTGACCCCAAAAATGGATTCCAG GCTGTGGTGCACAAAAAGGCTGGCGGTCAAGCGCAACAACCCATCCACTACGGACgcaaacaacaacaacaagaaGACGACGAATCTCGAGAATACTAG